From Natronincola ferrireducens, the proteins below share one genomic window:
- a CDS encoding aspartate aminotransferase family protein — MIKDWQRLDEKYILPTYGRMSIVVDRGEGMYIIDEKGNQYLDMFSGLAVNALGHCHPELLETLQHQSSRFGHISNFFYNKPAIELAEKLVEATFPGKIYFANSGAESTEAAIKYIHKYGKDKNREGVVVFKNSFHGRTLGALKLTRMEKVQQDFPAPDIPVYELAKEDLVELERIFQQHEPAALLFEPVFGSGGVQVISVEFIEGARKLCDEYGILLCMDEIQTGIGRTGALFAYQHTSITPDILLFAKGVGGGLPLGGILVADQIAHYFKNGDHGTTFAPNPIAAAVGKRTIELLEENILQESKEVGQYLRQQLQQLQEAYPDIIGEIRGKGLMLGVETLKNSDQLTLEFLHKGILVNVTNGNILRLLPSLIIEKQHVDIFIKEFREILQQW; from the coding sequence ATGATAAAGGACTGGCAGCGGTTGGATGAAAAATATATCCTACCTACCTATGGCAGAATGTCTATCGTAGTAGATAGAGGAGAGGGTATGTATATTATAGATGAAAAGGGAAACCAATACTTAGATATGTTTTCTGGGTTAGCCGTCAATGCCCTAGGTCATTGTCACCCAGAGCTTTTAGAGACATTACAGCATCAAAGTAGTCGGTTTGGACATATTTCTAACTTCTTTTATAATAAACCAGCTATAGAATTGGCAGAAAAGTTGGTGGAGGCCACTTTTCCTGGGAAGATTTATTTTGCTAACTCTGGAGCAGAGAGTACAGAGGCAGCTATAAAGTACATTCATAAATATGGTAAGGATAAAAACCGTGAAGGTGTGGTAGTATTTAAAAATAGTTTCCATGGTCGAACCTTAGGGGCTTTAAAGTTAACAAGAATGGAAAAGGTTCAGCAGGATTTCCCAGCTCCAGATATACCTGTTTATGAGCTGGCTAAAGAGGATTTGGTGGAACTGGAAAGAATATTTCAACAGCATGAACCAGCAGCCCTATTATTTGAACCTGTTTTTGGTTCTGGTGGTGTACAGGTTATTTCAGTGGAATTTATTGAGGGTGCTAGAAAACTTTGTGATGAATATGGAATATTACTATGTATGGATGAAATTCAAACTGGAATAGGAAGAACAGGTGCATTATTTGCCTATCAGCATACATCTATTACTCCTGATATCCTCTTATTTGCTAAGGGGGTAGGTGGAGGATTACCCTTGGGTGGTATTTTAGTAGCCGATCAAATAGCCCATTACTTTAAAAATGGAGATCACGGCACCACTTTTGCTCCAAATCCCATTGCTGCTGCAGTAGGAAAGAGAACTATAGAGCTTTTGGAGGAGAATATCCTACAAGAATCTAAGGAGGTAGGCCAATACCTACGACAACAGCTACAGCAGCTACAAGAAGCCTATCCTGACATCATAGGAGAAATCCGTGGTAAGGGGTTGATGTTGGGTGTAGAAACATTAAAAAATTCAGATCAATTAACCCTTGAATTTCTTCATAAGGGAATATTGGTAAACGTCACCAATGGTAATATACTAAGACTTTTACCATCATTGATTATTGAGAAACAACATGTTGATATCTTTATAAAAGAATTCAGAGAAATTCTTCAACAATGGTAA
- the trhA gene encoding PAQR family membrane homeostasis protein TrhA, which translates to MPYNPVVDSKNDKRLSRYTLAEEIFNSISHGIGILLSIVALAILIAFASIKGDIWGIISFSIYGFTLFFLYTASTLYHSIFHEKTKRIFRVLDHVAIYLFIAGSYTPITLVALRGSWGWTLFTIIWSLAIVGIVLKVISIDKIKHLSTIIYILMGWLIVIAIKPMLHTVPRGLFGWLLAGGLFYTFGVIFYACKKIPFNHGIWHLFVLGGSITHYLGILFYLAI; encoded by the coding sequence ATGCCTTATAATCCAGTAGTAGACTCCAAAAACGATAAACGTCTTAGTAGATACACTCTCGCAGAAGAAATTTTTAATAGTATAAGCCATGGTATTGGTATACTTCTTAGTATAGTTGCCTTAGCGATTCTAATTGCTTTTGCCAGTATCAAAGGTGATATTTGGGGGATCATAAGCTTTAGCATATACGGGTTTACTTTATTTTTTCTTTACACAGCTTCTACACTCTATCATAGCATTTTTCATGAAAAAACAAAAAGAATTTTTAGGGTTTTAGATCATGTTGCAATTTACTTATTCATAGCAGGAAGTTATACTCCCATCACCCTTGTAGCTCTTAGGGGTAGCTGGGGCTGGACCCTTTTCACAATCATTTGGTCTTTAGCTATAGTAGGCATCGTTTTAAAGGTTATTTCTATCGATAAAATTAAACATCTCTCTACTATAATTTATATTCTTATGGGATGGCTTATTGTAATTGCTATCAAGCCAATGCTACATACAGTTCCTAGAGGATTGTTTGGTTGGCTTTTGGCAGGAGGGTTATTTTATACCTTTGGAGTAATATTTTATGCGTGTAAAAAAATTCCTTTTAACCATGGTATATGGCATTTGTTTGTGCTAGGTGGAAGCATCACCCATTATTTAGGAATTCTATTTTATCTAGCAATATAG
- a CDS encoding YjiH family protein has protein sequence MIKTNEITKPNYSTADLLSFIVPSIIGVLIFMIPISHNGEITIPIAVFSGIILDILSDTLPAIITVLMSITVLGSIVVKTLRPTFITKHSFLITLFDISPLWLICRVLGLLFATLTLFEIGPIWVWSEDTGGLLLFDLLPILFATFLFAGIFLPLLLNFGLLEFFGTLLTRIMRPIFNLPGRSSIDCITSWLGDGTIGVLMTSKQYEEGYYTQREAAVIATTFSAVSVTFCLVVISQIGLSHLFIPFYLTVTLSGVVAAIIVPRIPPLSRKSHIYYNNTCQNNSEEILEGFTPFQWGLNQAIIKAKKNTDVMDFLKGGIKNVVDMWLGVLPIVMALGTLAVIIAEYTPVFQWLGLPFIPLLNLLQVPEAVEASQTLVVGFADMFLPAVIGSRIESELTRFIIACVSVTQLIYMSEVGGLLLGSKIPLSIKDLIIIFIQRTLVTLPIIVLIANIIF, from the coding sequence ATGATTAAAACAAATGAAATAACTAAACCCAACTATTCAACTGCAGATTTACTCTCTTTTATTGTTCCTTCAATAATAGGGGTGTTGATTTTTATGATTCCAATTTCTCATAATGGAGAAATTACTATTCCCATAGCTGTCTTTTCTGGGATAATTTTAGATATACTATCCGACACTTTACCTGCCATCATAACTGTATTAATGAGTATAACCGTACTGGGTAGTATTGTTGTAAAAACCCTTAGACCTACTTTTATAACAAAACATAGTTTTCTTATTACCTTATTCGATATATCTCCTCTATGGTTAATATGTAGAGTTTTAGGCCTCCTCTTTGCAACTTTAACCTTGTTTGAGATAGGTCCAATTTGGGTGTGGTCTGAAGATACCGGTGGATTGCTTTTATTTGATTTGCTGCCTATTTTATTTGCTACATTCCTATTTGCCGGCATATTCTTACCTCTTCTTTTGAATTTTGGTTTATTAGAATTCTTTGGGACATTATTAACTAGGATCATGCGTCCTATCTTTAATTTGCCAGGACGTTCTTCCATAGACTGTATTACCTCTTGGCTAGGAGATGGCACCATAGGCGTTCTAATGACTAGTAAACAGTACGAAGAAGGTTATTATACACAGCGAGAAGCAGCAGTAATTGCAACAACCTTTTCTGCAGTTTCTGTTACCTTCTGTCTTGTTGTGATTTCACAAATAGGTTTATCCCATTTATTTATACCATTTTATTTAACTGTAACACTATCAGGAGTAGTGGCTGCTATTATTGTGCCTCGTATTCCACCACTATCAAGAAAATCTCATATTTATTATAATAATACTTGTCAAAATAACAGCGAAGAAATCCTAGAAGGTTTTACTCCTTTTCAATGGGGATTAAATCAAGCTATTATAAAGGCTAAAAAAAATACTGATGTAATGGACTTTTTAAAGGGTGGTATAAAAAATGTAGTAGATATGTGGTTAGGTGTTCTTCCTATTGTTATGGCTTTAGGAACATTGGCCGTGATTATAGCAGAATATACCCCTGTTTTCCAATGGTTAGGCTTACCCTTCATTCCTCTGCTTAACTTATTACAGGTTCCTGAAGCAGTAGAGGCTTCCCAAACCCTTGTGGTTGGGTTTGCTGATATGTTTTTACCTGCTGTAATTGGCAGTAGAATCGAAAGTGAACTAACACGGTTTATCATAGCTTGTGTATCTGTCACCCAATTAATTTATATGTCGGAAGTAGGCGGGTTACTATTGGGCTCTAAAATTCCTTTGTCTATAAAGGATTTAATAATCATTTTCATTCAAAGGACTTTAGTTACTCTGCCTATTATTGTACTAATAGCTAATATAATTTTCTAA
- a CDS encoding LTA synthase family protein has protein sequence MLGNIVLFTMGIFIKIFIFHFFMEIPRNLLLITFNNLLVILAIYCLAGLVKEGRRLKVFLLANIILSLLIFVDAMYYSHFFTLIPIHSIYQVGQLGPVSNSIFTLLKPGYLLVFIDTIFLWIYYKKQHRTIPILERKHKLVLAGAFFVFVFSVAGGVYKVGRDTEGNYTPHNLGIINYHLYDIGRFFVKSSLDIDRVEAVMDIVNYETDNPRGFGLVKNRNVIVIQAESTQNFVINQEIEGQMITPVLNQLINKDSIYFSRYYEQVGWGNTSDAEFVSHNGFYPSTGTFSYKAFEENDFINLPILLKERGYSTIAFHGNHGSFWNRDNIYNAQGFDTFISLEKLEEDELIGIGLSDASLFRQSIKHLKNLKQPFYSFYVTLTSHHPFTMEDHDKGLTIEGEYSGTLLEDYLQTVHYLDQQIGNFIEMLKQEGLYDNSIIVIYGDHEGLDMRNEEANDLLSSFLAKPYEEDEMFRVPMIVHIPNSGVKEEVTIAGGQIDFFPTMANLLGLSIKTDQVLGKDLLNIKEGFVAKQVHIAKGSFIDNDKVFIISSDGVFENSRAWNIYTGEAVDLEECREGYERALGEINLSEYILENNLVSVVKEKGLEYILSIIYKR, from the coding sequence ATGTTAGGAAATATCGTTTTATTTACTATGGGTATATTTATAAAAATTTTCATTTTTCATTTTTTTATGGAGATACCAAGAAATTTATTATTAATAACTTTTAACAATTTATTAGTTATACTTGCTATTTATTGTTTAGCAGGCTTAGTAAAGGAAGGAAGAAGGTTAAAAGTTTTTCTCTTGGCCAATATTATCCTATCCCTCCTAATTTTTGTAGATGCCATGTACTATAGTCATTTTTTTACACTAATACCTATACATAGTATTTATCAAGTAGGTCAATTAGGACCCGTATCAAACAGCATTTTTACTTTATTGAAACCCGGATACTTATTGGTTTTTATAGATACTATTTTTTTATGGATTTATTATAAAAAGCAGCACCGAACAATACCTATACTTGAAAGAAAGCACAAACTAGTTTTAGCTGGGGCATTTTTTGTATTTGTTTTTTCAGTGGCGGGGGGCGTCTATAAAGTTGGAAGAGATACAGAAGGAAATTATACTCCTCACAATTTAGGAATAATTAATTATCATCTATATGATATAGGTAGGTTCTTTGTAAAAAGTTCTCTAGATATAGATCGTGTTGAGGCTGTCATGGATATAGTCAATTATGAAACCGACAATCCAAGAGGATTTGGCTTAGTTAAAAATAGAAATGTCATTGTTATTCAAGCAGAATCTACACAAAACTTTGTCATTAATCAAGAAATTGAAGGGCAGATGATTACACCTGTATTAAATCAGTTAATTAATAAAGATAGTATCTATTTTAGTCGATATTATGAACAGGTAGGTTGGGGAAATACCTCTGATGCAGAATTTGTATCCCATAACGGCTTCTATCCTTCTACCGGAACCTTTAGTTATAAAGCCTTTGAGGAAAATGATTTTATAAATCTACCGATCCTATTAAAAGAAAGGGGATATAGCACCATTGCTTTTCATGGGAATCATGGTTCCTTTTGGAACCGGGATAACATTTATAATGCTCAAGGATTTGATACCTTCATTAGCTTAGAAAAGCTAGAAGAGGATGAATTAATAGGTATAGGGTTAAGTGATGCATCACTTTTTAGACAGTCTATTAAACATTTAAAAAATCTGAAGCAACCCTTTTACTCCTTCTATGTTACACTAACTTCCCATCATCCCTTTACTATGGAGGATCATGATAAAGGGCTAACTATTGAGGGGGAATATAGTGGCACTCTTCTAGAGGATTATTTACAGACAGTACATTATTTAGACCAACAAATAGGAAACTTTATAGAGATGCTAAAGCAAGAAGGGTTATATGATAATAGTATCATTGTAATCTATGGGGACCATGAGGGTTTAGACATGAGAAATGAAGAAGCAAATGACTTATTATCTTCTTTTTTAGCAAAACCATATGAAGAAGATGAAATGTTTCGTGTTCCTATGATTGTGCACATTCCTAATAGTGGTGTGAAAGAAGAAGTGACCATTGCTGGCGGTCAAATAGATTTTTTTCCTACAATGGCAAATTTATTAGGACTAAGTATAAAGACGGATCAGGTATTAGGAAAGGATCTGTTAAATATTAAAGAAGGATTTGTAGCAAAGCAAGTTCATATAGCAAAAGGCTCCTTTATAGATAATGATAAAGTATTTATCATATCCAGTGACGGTGTTTTTGAAAACAGCAGAGCTTGGAACATCTATACCGGTGAAGCTGTTGACTTAGAAGAATGCAGAGAAGGCTATGAAAGAGCTTTAGGAGAGATTAACTTATCGGAATATATATTAGAAAATAATTTAGTATCAGTAGTTAAAGAAAAGGGGTTAGAGTATATTTTGAGCATCATCTATAAAAGATGA
- the ybaK gene encoding Cys-tRNA(Pro) deacylase, whose translation MKKTNAARVLDKLKIFYDIREYEVEETDLSAENAAEKVGFPLEQVFKTLVAKGDKTGVIICCISGERELNLKKIAALSKNKKVDLVPLKEVQQLTGYIRGGVSPIAMKKSYPTYIDERAIEFSMIMISAGLRGCQLLLHPQDLAKAVKGTFGDITN comes from the coding sequence ATGAAAAAGACAAATGCAGCGAGGGTATTAGATAAACTAAAAATTTTTTATGATATTCGTGAATATGAAGTGGAAGAAACAGACTTAAGTGCTGAAAATGCAGCTGAAAAAGTAGGATTCCCTCTAGAACAAGTATTTAAAACATTAGTAGCCAAGGGGGACAAAACTGGGGTAATCATATGTTGTATATCAGGAGAAAGAGAACTAAATTTGAAAAAAATAGCTGCATTAAGTAAAAATAAAAAAGTAGACTTAGTCCCTTTAAAAGAAGTTCAGCAGTTGACAGGGTATATTCGAGGCGGTGTTTCACCAATTGCAATGAAAAAAAGCTACCCTACATATATTGATGAAAGAGCTATTGAATTTTCCATGATTATGATTAGTGCTGGTCTTCGAGGTTGTCAGCTTCTCCTCCATCCTCAAGATTTAGCCAAGGCTGTTAAAGGAACTTTTGGTGATATAACCAACTGA
- a CDS encoding immunoglobulin-like domain-containing protein, translating to MRRYLCLLVCMAVSLTLLSGCGSYGNRNSTEGTVNTVLITDSIQSDETTEWEPTTYETVNNFPSVTMTIKKASVSSTGLTIEFKNNSGNQCIYGEYFLLEKKINERWYQVPVSIDDNYAFHDIGYNLDSMNDGEWKIDWNWLYGSLDTGEYRIVKDIVDFRNTGNYDKYYLTAEFTVH from the coding sequence ATGAGAAGGTATTTATGTTTACTAGTTTGTATGGCTGTAAGTTTGACACTCTTGTCAGGATGTGGAAGTTATGGCAATAGAAATTCAACCGAAGGAACAGTGAATACAGTATTGATAACTGATTCAATCCAATCTGATGAAACAACTGAATGGGAACCTACAACATATGAAACTGTCAACAACTTTCCTAGTGTCACTATGACTATAAAAAAAGCAAGCGTATCTTCTACAGGATTGACTATAGAATTTAAGAATAACTCTGGCAATCAGTGTATCTATGGTGAATACTTTTTATTGGAAAAGAAAATCAATGAAAGATGGTATCAGGTTCCTGTTTCTATAGATGATAATTACGCATTTCATGATATTGGTTATAATTTGGATTCTATGAACGATGGAGAATGGAAAATTGATTGGAACTGGCTCTATGGAAGTTTGGATACTGGTGAATATCGTATAGTGAAGGATATAGTGGATTTTAGAAATACAGGGAATTATGATAAGTACTATTTGACAGCGGAGTTTACAGTTCATTAA
- a CDS encoding aspartate kinase — translation MNIVVQKYGGSSVATTEKIKKVAEKVIKKKEEGYHVVVIVSAMGKTTDELISLAKGITDNPVPREMDMLLTTGEQVSIALLAMALNAKGYSAVSFTGPQMNIQTTGIHQKARIKDIEASKLLKALEENKIVVVAGFQGVTEDNEYTTLGRGGSDTSAVALAAKLGAICEIYTDVDGIYTMDPRKLQKAKKIEKINYEEMMEMASLGAGVIHYRAVELGHKYQIPIYVASSFSDERGTLITNGGRVGMEETLITGMASSLEDIQVTLLNLPSCTSSLYRLFGELAEAEVNVDMISQMLTEENKMNVGCTIPKTDLHIAEEIVEKWRQENKDIQWEVNTDIAKISVVGLGMRSHSGVAAKVFELMAENNIEIKMITTSEIKITWVVDQKDELRTIELIGSGFGLEMEA, via the coding sequence ATGAACATTGTGGTTCAAAAATATGGGGGCTCGTCTGTAGCCACAACAGAAAAAATAAAAAAAGTAGCAGAAAAGGTTATTAAGAAAAAAGAAGAGGGCTATCATGTTGTAGTCATTGTATCAGCTATGGGAAAAACCACTGATGAATTAATTTCCCTAGCTAAGGGAATTACTGATAATCCTGTGCCAAGGGAGATGGACATGCTTCTTACCACTGGAGAACAGGTTTCTATAGCCCTATTAGCTATGGCTTTGAATGCCAAAGGATATTCGGCTGTTTCTTTTACAGGACCTCAAATGAATATTCAAACAACAGGTATTCATCAAAAAGCCCGTATTAAAGATATAGAGGCATCTAAACTCCTAAAGGCCTTAGAGGAAAATAAGATTGTGGTGGTAGCAGGATTCCAAGGGGTTACAGAGGATAATGAGTATACAACACTAGGCCGTGGTGGTAGTGATACTTCTGCAGTAGCTTTAGCAGCAAAGCTAGGGGCCATATGTGAAATCTACACAGATGTAGATGGGATCTATACAATGGATCCTAGAAAATTACAAAAGGCTAAAAAAATAGAAAAGATTAATTATGAAGAAATGATGGAGATGGCCAGCTTAGGAGCGGGGGTAATTCATTATCGTGCTGTGGAGCTAGGACATAAATATCAAATTCCTATTTATGTAGCCTCTTCATTTTCCGATGAAAGAGGAACGCTGATAACAAATGGAGGTAGAGTTGGAATGGAAGAAACTTTGATTACTGGAATGGCCTCAAGTCTAGAGGATATACAAGTCACACTATTGAATTTACCTTCTTGTACCAGCAGTTTATATAGATTGTTTGGAGAGCTGGCAGAAGCAGAAGTAAATGTCGATATGATTTCTCAAATGCTTACTGAAGAGAATAAGATGAATGTTGGATGTACAATCCCTAAAACTGACCTCCATATAGCAGAAGAAATTGTGGAAAAATGGCGTCAAGAAAATAAGGATATCCAATGGGAAGTAAACACCGACATTGCCAAAATATCTGTAGTAGGTCTAGGAATGCGTTCCCACTCAGGGGTAGCTGCCAAAGTATTTGAATTAATGGCAGAAAATAATATTGAAATCAAAATGATAACAACCTCAGAGATAAAAATCACTTGGGTTGTAGATCAAAAGGATGAGTTGAGGACCATTGAATTAATAGGTAGTGGATTTGGATTGGAGATGGAAGCATGA